A segment of the Symmachiella macrocystis genome:
CTGGGCGACGGCATGGTTGGCCAGTGTCAGGATCTCGCCGATGTCATTGCGAGTTTGGGCCAAGGACCGAAGAAACGCCCGCGTTTCGGACATCAACAACGCAGGACCGATGCCATGTCCGCTGACGTCAGCCACGACTACGATGTGGCTGCCGTCGTGCATGGGGATGTAATCGAAATAATCTCCGCTGGCCCACTCGGCCGGCTTCGATGCCCCGGCAACGTCGTAGTCTTTGATGTCGGGCGGTTCGTCGGGAAATAGGTTTTCCTGAATTTGCCGAGCGATGCGCAGCTCGTCTTCATTCCGCCGGACAACCTGCTCCAGCCGTTTTTTATCGCGTCTCAGCAACGCATCCGCCTTGTGGAGTTCAACAAATAGCGGTTCAATGAGGGCGATTCCAGCCACGAGCAAGATCGACACCAATAGGCTGATCAGGCTTTCGGTCCAAAATGCGGCGTCGGCCTCTGCATCAGCAAGTCGCTCGCCCCACGTGCTGACCAGGCTCGTACCACGGCCGATGGTCATCACGATGGCAGCTGCGGAGATAAATATCCATGCGGACCGGCGGCGGTACAATTGATTCAGCCGCAACGCCAAGCCGGCGGCCGTCAATTGGGCAATCACGCTAAGGATCAAGACAAGTTTTACGGCCATGGAGCGACGCTTTCATGCTCAACAACATCGTGCCGATCACGAGAAACCCTGGCGAGCATGTTCACGCGATTTACGTGGTTTGCGAGCGGCCAGACATATGTCATTCAGTCCCCAACTCGCCTAAACTAGTCGTTTGAGAGCGCATCATAGCGAGTGCCTTGGGCGATGAACAGTTGGCCGCCGTGCGATTTTTGGGTCGTTTTATCTCGGGGGACATCAGCGATAATGACGCATTCAGGACGGCGATTATCGCGACCGGCAGGGACTCATTGCGGAGAACTCTCTACGGCAAATCAACTCGTCTGCTCTGGATAAAACATCATAACGAGCCATTCTGCGACCAGTGCGGGTTTGTCTTCTCCCTCGATTTCGATGGTGTTTTCTGTTTTGACCAAGATACGTGATTCGCCGCGCGGCGTGACATCCAAGAGCCGGATGTGGCAGCGAATGCGTTTGCCGACTCGGACCGGAGCCATCATCCGCAGACGGTCAAATCCGTAGTTGATGCCGAATTGCGCGCCCTCGGGATAATCCTGACCGGCAGCCTGCCGTGACAAGTGCGTCAGCATCGCGATTGTCCAAAATCCGAAAGCGATCGTTCCGCCAAACGGGCTATCGCGGGCCGCCCGCTCCGGATCGGTGTGTAGCCAATCCTCGTCACCGGTGGCGCGTCCGAATTGGTTGATGTTCTCTTGCTCTGCGGTATGCCAATCAGAAACCAACTGGGATTCATAAAATTGGCGGATCTCTTCCACGCGTTGTTGCTGGCTCATTGGCGTTGCTCGATTGATAGAATTCTGAACTTCTCCCCGATCCAACTTCAGGCGGGACGGCGTTTAAGTGCTGTGGGATGTTTCCGGTTTCACACAATCCCAACCCCCCTCGGCACGTAGATTCTCGACTTCCGCGGTCGCCATTTCCCGCAAACGAACGTAATCGCTTTTGGCGACACGATTGAGCGGAAACGAACCGGGCGGCATCAACACGTAGTGCGACGGTCGCATGTAGGATGCGATTTCGCGTGCGTGTTCTTCTAAAGTATCGCGGCTCAAGGTGGCGTCTGGCTTTAGCTCGACGAACAACACGACCCCTTCGCTGAAAATTGCATGATCCGTTCCCACCGCTCCGCAGGTCGCGACGTGTTCCTTCATCCGGGAGAAATGTTCTTCGATCTGCGCTGGGTGAATCTGATACCCCTTGGGTTTGATCACTAATTTTGAACGCCCGGAAAATTTGAGCCCATGCTCGCTTTTTGCGCCCAAGTCGCCCGTATAGCAGACTCCGTCGCGGGAGACGGTCCGTTGATAGGCTTCGGGATTGCCGACATACTCCCGAAAGACTTGCGGCCCGCTGAAACAAATTTCGCCGATTTCACCATCGGGCAATTCCGGACCGGCCGTTCCGTCTTCGTTCATCGGCGCGCGGATCGTTAGCGGGGTCACGGGCATCCACCATCCGAGCGTTTCGGTCAATTGACGCACATCGCGGGTCACCGGTGTATACGTGACAAACCCGGCCATTTCTGACAGTCCCAAACCGGTCGCGGAGCTCGGGAACTCGGCCAGCACCTGTTCGACGAATTGCGTGGGAACTTGCTGCCCGCCAAACATCACCGCTTGGACAGACGACAAATCGTAGCTGTCGTAGTTGGGCAGCAAACGCTGCATGTTGAACATCGCTGGGATTTGTCCGAACAAGTCGACCTGATATTCCTGAATGGCCCGCAATGTTTTTTCAGCGTCAAACACATACAGGATCACAGCCGTGATGCCGCAAAAGAAACTGGTCATCAATTGTTCGGCTTGGCAACCGACGTGCGAAGGGGGCAGATTGACGAGTTGCCGCTTCGAGTGGGTCATATTAAAACCACCTCCCAAACACATGTTTTGGCAGGTGATGTTGCGGTGCGTCAGCAGTGCGGGCTTGGGCAGGCCGGTCGAGCCGGTCGTATAAATCACTTGTGCGCCGTCAGTCGGTTTGACCGCAGCAGTGATTTCGACATAGCGAGCATGCACGTCGGAGTCGGCGGGAATGGGTTGCGCGGCAAGGGTCTCGTAAGCCAGCGCGCCGGGAATGGTTTCGCCGGTTGGCGACATCTGAATGAAGTGCTCGACGAACGGGCATTGTTCCTGCACAATGCGGCCTAGGTGCGAAAGGTCGACGACACCCGTATCGCCTGGGAAGACGTAGCCCTTGGCCTGGATCATTTCCAGCGAGCGAACGATTTCCTCCTCTTTGAGTCGCAAGTCGAGCGGCGCGTGGATGACACCCAATTGAAAGCAAGCGTACTCTAAGAAAATGTGTTCGACGTACAGCGGCAACGACGTCGCTAGAAAATCACCGGGGCCGAAGCCGAGGTTTAATAGCCTGAGCGCCAATGCGGTGATGGCTTCGTCAAATTCCCGATAGGTATATTGATTGCCCGTCTCAGCATCGATGATCGCGATTGTATCGGGTGTTTCGACAGCCCATTTTCGAATCACCCCATGCAGCAAATGGCGGTCGGCGTAGTCGGTTTCATAATGTTCGAGTGTGTATTGCGGTACACCCTCGCGGTAAGTGAGTTCAGTCATTATAGCCTGCGAGATGAAACAGTTTTCGATAAAATGTGAAGACCGGTGAGCGATGCCTTCATTCACTATCCTCGCTCAACTCTGCCCATTGGGATGCTGGGGCGATTATAGAGTGAACGACAGTTGAATTGAAAATGACTCACGACAGATTTCCAGTTGCGTGCCTGAAAGTGGACAGCATACTATGCAGCTGTGAATTCAACGTATGACGAACGTTCTACTGCTTGATTACGCATGTCGCATACGTCTTGACGATACCGTTGCGTTCTCTATTTCAGTCT
Coding sequences within it:
- a CDS encoding PP2C family protein-serine/threonine phosphatase, which gives rise to MAVKLVLILSVIAQLTAAGLALRLNQLYRRRSAWIFISAAAIVMTIGRGTSLVSTWGERLADAEADAAFWTESLISLLVSILLVAGIALIEPLFVELHKADALLRRDKKRLEQVVRRNEDELRIARQIQENLFPDEPPDIKDYDVAGASKPAEWASGDYFDYIPMHDGSHIVVVADVSGHGIGPALLMSETRAFLRSLAQTRNDIGEILTLANHAVAQDVEEGRFVTIFMARLESGSSTTTYTSAGHNAYLLRANGEGQVLSPTGIALGIDENAVINNSQPIHLGRGDLMLLVTDGILETTDSEGTLFGEERLFEVARQSRDRPALEVVETIFKAADDFSASSTQKDDNTAVVVKFR
- a CDS encoding MaoC family dehydratase; the encoded protein is MSQQQRVEEIRQFYESQLVSDWHTAEQENINQFGRATGDEDWLHTDPERAARDSPFGGTIAFGFWTIAMLTHLSRQAAGQDYPEGAQFGINYGFDRLRMMAPVRVGKRIRCHIRLLDVTPRGESRILVKTENTIEIEGEDKPALVAEWLVMMFYPEQTS
- a CDS encoding class I adenylate-forming enzyme family protein; this encodes MTELTYREGVPQYTLEHYETDYADRHLLHGVIRKWAVETPDTIAIIDAETGNQYTYREFDEAITALALRLLNLGFGPGDFLATSLPLYVEHIFLEYACFQLGVIHAPLDLRLKEEEIVRSLEMIQAKGYVFPGDTGVVDLSHLGRIVQEQCPFVEHFIQMSPTGETIPGALAYETLAAQPIPADSDVHARYVEITAAVKPTDGAQVIYTTGSTGLPKPALLTHRNITCQNMCLGGGFNMTHSKRQLVNLPPSHVGCQAEQLMTSFFCGITAVILYVFDAEKTLRAIQEYQVDLFGQIPAMFNMQRLLPNYDSYDLSSVQAVMFGGQQVPTQFVEQVLAEFPSSATGLGLSEMAGFVTYTPVTRDVRQLTETLGWWMPVTPLTIRAPMNEDGTAGPELPDGEIGEICFSGPQVFREYVGNPEAYQRTVSRDGVCYTGDLGAKSEHGLKFSGRSKLVIKPKGYQIHPAQIEEHFSRMKEHVATCGAVGTDHAIFSEGVVLFVELKPDATLSRDTLEEHAREIASYMRPSHYVLMPPGSFPLNRVAKSDYVRLREMATAEVENLRAEGGWDCVKPETSHST